A window of Candida orthopsilosis Co 90-125, chromosome 8 draft sequence contains these coding sequences:
- a CDS encoding Yae1 protein (S. cerevisiae homolog YAE1 localizes to cytoplasm, nucleus) → MSTCSSNQSNSSCSCKSNSEKIKQPTLKQAEDNDDEVVWAEDGDDNDDATNSSIDRQQQQLAYNDVIRKHRKQGYVDGITAHREDQLQRGFDDAFPRGAKLGIEVGRILAKLKCKQGGKEEEENGQNVEFKRAINGLSISKVLDRQYFDDQLEPMPTHELIEKWKQKCLS, encoded by the coding sequence ATGAGTACATGCCTGTCTAATCAGAGTAATTCCTCCTGTTCATGCAAATCCAATTCAGAAAAGATAAAACAACCAACCCTAAAACAAGCAGAAgacaatgatgatgaagttgtttgGGCCGAGGATGGggatgataatgatgatgctaCAAACTCATCCATAGAtagacaacaacaacaactagCGTACAACGACGTGATACGAAAGCATCGCAAACAAGGTTACGTTGATGGAATAACAGCTCATCGAGAAGATCAATTACAACGTGGTTTCGATGATGCGTTTCCTCGAGGTGCAAAATTGGGCATAGAAGTTGGCAGAATTCTAgctaaattgaaatgcAAACAAGGcggaaaagaagaagaagaaaatggGCAGAATGTGGAATTTAAACGTGCTATTAATGGCCTATCAATATCCAAAGTATTGGATCGACAATATTTTGACGATCAATTGGAGCCCATGCCAACTcatgaattgattgaaaaatggaaacaaaaatgtttGTCTTAA
- a CDS encoding Whi2 protein (S. cerevisiae homolog WHI2 has phosphatase activator activity and has role in actin filament organization, regulation of growth, response to heat, response to salt stress, endocytosis) yields the protein MSQENIITQVTPDSPSQLANATTNNTGTSNEDIDFNSLIHLNLRGTEFTITRDELMSLPESILLCLFPNGVFLDVNGQIISNLTEEDVVYVNFDPDCFQYIIDVFRKAQQDLVQMSSNQSNLQLSPQISSGSRSQQQHQQENILQTKPAIIVLREDLDFYVIPPIAGLNREEMRQLKKGVSVELLKNKLIFSGLGYKFEENDPVLIGEDGSIMQDANEKQDNNNGKGLGAAEQHLFDMLCSSGFETKDKWGSRSLEPGKCVISSLSLVRLKTEREREREREKEKDQQQTPSETPPDSPSLTPVASHASGNNSNSNGNGNERSRSRPRSRIAQLASSASRAASRSLSSKRNNNSKVDPNQTKLLLFWRKPARKCWWSHGWITINIDVADIKELEDSDAAKLSVKVHVRRVWTLELSIIT from the coding sequence ATGTCGCAAGAAAATATAATAACACAAGTGACGCCAGACTCACCTTCACAACTTGCTAATGcaaccaccaacaacaccGGCACTTCTAATGAGGATATAGATTTCAACTCACTCATTCATTTAAACCTTAGAGGCACTGAATTTACCATTACTCGAGATGAATTGATGAGTTTACCTGAAAGTATATTACTTTGTCTTTTCCCCAATGGGGTATTTCTTGATGTTAATGGACAAATTATAAGTAATTTaactgaagaagatgtTGTTTATGTCAATTTTGATCCTGATTGTTTCCAATATATCATTGACGTTTTTCGAAAAGCACAACAAGATTTGGTGCAAATGTCTTCAAATCAACTGAATTTACAATTAAGTCCTCAAATTAGTAGTGGGTCAAGaagtcaacaacaacatcagcAAGAAAACATTCTTCAAACTAAACCAGCTATAATTGTATTACGAGaggatttggatttttATGTGATTCCACCAATTGCTGGATTGAATAGAGAAGAAATGagacaattgaaaaagggGGTTAGTGTAGAATTACTCAAgaataaattgattttttcaGGACTTGGttataaatttgaagaaaatgacCCGGTGTTAATTGGCGAAGATGGTTCAATAATGCAGGATGCCAATGAGAAACAAGATAATAATAATGGTAAAGGATTGGGAGCAGCCGAACAACATCTTTTTGATATGTTGTGTAGTTCAGGGTTTGAAACTAAAGATAAATGGGGATCAAGAAGTTTAGAACCAGGTAAATGTGtcatttcatcattatcattaGTTAGATTAAAGACAGAGAGGGAAAGGGAAAGGGAAagggaaaaagaaaaagatcaacaacaaacaccTTCGGAAACACCACCCGATTCACCTTCTTTAACACCAGTCGCATCACATGCCAGTGGTAATAATAGTAATAGTAATGGCAATGGTAACGAAAGATCTCGATCACGACCAAGGTCAAGAATAGCTCAATTGGCAAGCAGTGCGTCAAGAGCAGCATCACGATCACTTTCACTGAAGCGAAACAATAATAGTAAAGTTGACCctaatcaaacaaaattgttgttattttgGCGTAAACCAGCAAGGAAATGTTGGTGGTCCCATGGATGGATCACTATCAATATAGATGTTGCAGATATAAAGGAATTGGAAGATAGTGATGCGGCTAAATTGAGTGTTAAGGTACATGTTCGAAGAGTTTGGACATTGGAATTATCAATCATTACGTGA